Within Trichoderma atroviride chromosome 2, complete sequence, the genomic segment CAGTGGAATCGCCGCTTGTTTACGCTAGACAATCACCTCCTTCACTTCTATTCAAGACCTGGTGTAATCTATCGTCTGTTGCATCTTTATCTATCTCTCTACTCACCAAAAATGATCGGCTTCAAAGCAaatactcttcttctggcttcGGCCATTTCCCAAGGCTTGTCATTTGCCAACAGTCGTGCTTTACCCACCCCTAGGGACGTGTCTTACAATACAACAGTCATTGCAGGGGTAACTGTTATCGACACTCTTCTTGTCCGAGATGCACAGAGCTTCGCTCGTGAGCATATGATCGACTCTATTTACAATCATGTGATGCGATCATGGCTGCTTTCTGCAACCGTCATTAACGCAAACGAGACTCTGCGCGATACTATTGATCTTGAAGTCCATGCAATAGCTTCAATTCTTCACGACATTGGATTAGATCCTAATGCAAACTCCGCCATTGTTAGCCCCGATAGGCGCTTTGAGGTTGATGGAGCTTTTGCTGCCACGAAGTTCGTCAAGGAGCACCAGGATGGCCAAACTTGGGATAGTCAacggctgcagctcctttGGGATTCTGTTGCTCTGCATTCCACGTTTACGATTGCTGATTACAAGGAACTCGAGGTGCAGTTCGTGAGCAAAGGAGCGGTGGAAGACTTCGTGGGGCCATCTCTCCCAGTAACTCTGCCCGATTGGAAAACATTAACGGAGCAATTCCCGCGGACAAACTTTAGCAACAATTTCAACGAATCCATCATTCATCTCTGCATGACTAAGCCAAACACGACATACGGTGAGAAAACATTTGTACTGTTTAGTTCTGGACTATTATGCTGATAATCAAATAGACAACTGGATGCAGCCGTTTGGAGATCGTTATGCGCCAGGCTATTCTTCTAAAGGCCATGACTTGATTGACAGCCCTGTTTATCCCTGAATATCTTCTGTTCATATACGCTTATATGACAATTAGGTTATGTGATAGGCAGAATGGAATAGCTAGCTATGAGAGTCTTAGAATCAGCATCAATTTTCACTATCTGTATTAGGGACTGCTTACATTTTATCTAAAGAACGGTTGTGAATGAATAAGTATCTCGTATTATAACAATGTTGTGTCCATTAACCCTGCCTCTGGAGCCTTGTGAACATCATACTGGACGAGACTATCAAGTGCATTTCGCCTATATATGTGCGTTCATGATCTCCAAACGCATTGGCCAACAATCTGTTTGTCCTAGACTGATATGTAATTTAGCTCAAGTATACGGCGACTGTTGTTAGATGAGAGAGATTGCTTCATAAAGGTTTAAAAACCTCCGAAACACATGGTTCGATGTGAATATTCACGAGCTGAAACGTTTCATAGAGCTATATCTTCAGCTACATATCTTTCAAGCTTTATAACCAACGAATTCAATCTCAATATCCGTGCCCCCAGCCGGTAGTTGAGCAACACCCACGGTCGTTCGTGTTGGACGAGGCTCCGGCATCATCTCTTCCCATACCTAATTTTATGGTGAGCGAGAAACTCAAGAGGGAAAGTAAGATATGAACCCATGCAATGTGGATCCACTAACCTGGTTGACCAAAGGAAAATTCTCATCAAAattcttgatgaagatggtcgCCTTTACAACGTCGTTAAGGGTCATTCCCTCAACTACCAATATCTGTTCTAGGTTCTTTATGGCTTGTCTTGTACGATCTGCGATCTATTATATACAATATCAGCGTCATGTCTTTGCATAGAAAGGCAACTATGGGATACGTACCGTCCCCTCGACCATAGTACCGTCGGGACGAGCGCCAGGAGTTCCTTGTGTATATAGAAATGGGCCCGCTCGCACTGCTTGAGCAAACTAAACGAGAACCGCCAGTCAAAATTAACCCGGATATTTTAGATATTGAGGGGAATCAGTAGATGATAAACATACCAATCCTGgaactggcgatgcgggCGCGTTTTTGGTGACGACGTGCTTCAACGACATGATGGAATCTATCACTTTGCCTCTTTCGTAAAACAATTTCTCTGCTTAGCCTTTGCGCCCTTTAATACCAGAGCGTTCATAACTTGCGTGAGGCAATAACGGTCTTACATTCGAACGAGTCCATGTAACATCAGCTCCATCTATTTTTAGCCATGGACACAATGACTAATCATAGGAATTCCCATCAAGCTTCCAATACACAACGCCCACATGAATCCTTGCAACTTATGAGAGTTTGGTCAATGAATGAAGAGAAATCTTGAGCACTTGTTATACACTACGTGAAGTAGATTATTATAACACAGTTCATGATTCAGCTCGTAGTAGTCACGGTCATAGCATAGGCGGCGGCACCGACATATGAATCGAATATCTATCATGCTATCTGTAGATGAACCAGTATTCAGCAAAGAATATTGAATcattaataaatataaacaTATTAACATTAAGTATCTAACCAAGAGATGCATCTTTATATAGACCAGATACAAGTTGGGCTTTGCCGCCCACAACATCATTTCACAGATTATTTTCAATTTGTCTAGCTAATTGCCTACTGCAATTAGATCATGCCAGCTGCGGGAAGCCAGGCCGTGCGATCCTTGAGAGGCAGAGGTGTTGTCCAGCGATGAATATGGCCAGTATTCTCCGTCACTCTAAGCGTAGTTCCCCACGAATCCGCCTTGACACAGGCCTTTTGGATTGCTTCCCAAGCGTCAACAGCTCTTTCACGTCCAAGGTCGTGATCACGATGGGCCTTGCTGCGCCAGCCAGCCGCAAAAACACCACACTTGCCGCTTCCTAGCGAGGCCAAGCCTTCATAGTCGGTGAGAACTGGTTTATCGATTTCGCCCCAGATGTATCCAGTACAGCCATCGGACCTGGCAACAGCTGCAAAGAATTCAGGCGCAACTTCAGTCCActtctcttcatcaattCCCCAGAAGAAGGCTACTGTTGTGTAGGGAGCATAGTAGACTTTGTTGCGGTCATTGGTGTTTGGATGGATAACGTAAACGTTGGTATCACTCTGAATGTCCAAGAGGACTGGCGGCGTTGGCCCATTGATAAGAGCCTTGTGGACATCATGCTCTTTGCGGGTGTCATAGTCTTGTTACAGGCATTAGTAAATGAAGCCTTGTCAAAATTTGGCAAACTTCAGACATACCAATAAAGTGAATGACCTTCTCTGGGTACTTGTCACTTCtgccccagcagccgcgggAGCAGCCAGGAATGGTAGTGGCGGCATCGTAGAAGGCCCTCTGGTacttctttccatcttcggTAGTCTCATCTTCAACGGTGTGATTTCCAACAGTGGTGACTGTCACTTCGATAGCTGGATAAACCATTTTGTTAAGGATAAACAGTTGAAGTGTTGATATAATGTAGCGCTTGTTATTTGTGACCGTTCGTCTCTTGTAGCTGATGTTGACTCTTGATGCTGTGTTTATGAGGCTCTATAAAGACCTTTAAATACTTTTGATCTAGTTACAGAAAGCTTTTGATATGTAATTCAGTCCAGGACAACAATCGCTCCGGTTATTACTAAACTGTGGGCTCCAGTATGTAAGTCGTATTAC encodes:
- a CDS encoding uncharacterized protein (EggNog:ENOG41), coding for MIGFKANTLLLASAISQGLSFANSRALPTPRDVSYNTTVIAGVTVIDTLLVRDAQSFAREHMIDSIYNHVMRSWLLSATVINANETLRDTIDLEVHAIASILHDIGLDPNANSAIVSPDRRFEVDGAFAATKFVKEHQDGQTWDSQRLQLLWDSVALHSTFTIADYKELEVQFVSKGAVEDFVGPSLPVTLPDWKTLTEQFPRTNFSNNFNESIIHLCMTKPNTTYDNWMQPFGDRYAPGYSSKGHDLIDSPVYP
- a CDS encoding uncharacterized protein (EggNog:ENOG41) yields the protein MSLKHVVTKNAPASPVPGLFAQAVRAGPFLYTQGTPGARPDGTMVEGTIADRTRQAIKNLEQILVVEGMTLNDVVKATIFIKNFDENFPLVNQVWEEMMPEPRPTRTTVGVAQLPAGGTDIEIEFVGYKA
- a CDS encoding uncharacterized protein (EggNog:ENOG41), which codes for MVYPAIEVTVTTVGNHTVEDETTEDGKKYQRAFYDAATTIPGCSRGCWGRSDKYPEKVIHFIDYDTRKEHDVHKALINGPTPPVLLDIQSDTNVYVIHPNTNDRNKVYYAPYTTVAFFWGIDEEKWTEVAPEFFAAVARSDGCTGYIWGEIDKPVLTDYEGLASLGSGKCGVFAAGWRSKAHRDHDLGRERAVDAWEAIQKACVKADSWGTTLRVTENTGHIHRWTTPLPLKDRTAWLPAAGMI